taaattgcccctagtgttgggagGTGAtattggattactgtagggttagtataaatgggtggttgttggtcggcacagacttggtgggtcgaagggcctgtttcagtgctgtaactctaaataaaataaaagctcCAGTTTCGCTTTGTCATTCTGGCATCGATTCGTGTTTACGCTGCCTTTTTTGATCCATTCTGTAACCAGGGGGAAGAaagcctctttcacagcattctccaaccgggcacatttcatgtcaattttcataataataccgcatcactgatgaaagattgtttgttattcgtgggagacaacagcggagtgtagattttcagtgtcaggtgTCAGCGTGTGAGACGAAGGGTTCCGACACCACCGGGGGTTCTAGATAATGTAATTATTAATTTCTGAGGTCAAACTTGAACTAGGGAAATAAGTGACTGCGAACTGATGTATGTGCGTTAAATCAGCTTTTATTGTCGAAATACAAAGAAGGAGCCGAATATGAACACGTCCAAGAACAAACCTCACAAATGGTCAGTGGTCAGTAATTTATGTACGCGACATTATTAGTTAGAGACAGaaagatcgcacgggcagtgaaactgcattaaccagaatctatgggagtaaaacagagatcacaaaggcaaggacACTTGATATATAAATCAATATAAGTCGACACTACACAgacaatgttgtagctttttcagagaagttGTCGGTGGCTCCTCTTTGGGTTTTCGGTGTTTTTCAGTCCATGGTggatatttacttggagctggtgtacttggtgaccgcctttgtaccttccgacacggcgtgtttggccagctccccgggcagcagcaggcgcacggcggtctggatctcccgggagctgatggtgctgcgtttgttgtaatgggccaggcgggaagcctcacccgcgattcgctcgaaaatatcattcacaaacgaattcatgatgctcatggccttggaggagatgccggtgtcagggtgaacctgcttcatcactttgtacacgtagatggagtaactttcttTCCTGGGTCTTCTCCGTTTCTTGTTACCCTTCGTTGGCGCCTTCTTCAGAGCTTTCTTGCCACCCTTCTTGGGAGGTGCTGCTGTTTTCTTGTCGTCAACCATAGTTACGATCAACTCTCCACACGGAATAACCGAAACTTTGCGCGGAGCTCCCTTTTTATAGACATCCCCAAAGCCGTATGCTAATGAAGGATGGGAGAAAACCATGTtcatgattggctggtttacaatgatgtcatTGCCTGATGTTCTGATTCTATCTGATTGGTTACTTTAGATACCCAATCACATTTTGTGCTTCTCACAGCCCCAAACTGTCGCAGCAGTCAGATCGTCCAAACCCCTTTGCCCGCCCTTATCCACCGACATCCCTGACTTTCTGAGTCCCTCTTCCTCGTCAACCATTTCTATTTTTCTGGTCCGAGAACGTCTCTTTTTTCATACTGTACGTATAAATTGCTCCACATGTTCCCTTCCTCATCAGGAAGTAGCGCCCCTCTGCACTTCCGTCCATTCACCAGGACGTAGCCGTCCAGTACAGTCCTTAAATACATGTAGCGTAccaaataaggttggtcagctgcagCCACCAGACGCCACATTCCAGACTTCTTTAGTGGCAATTACATAATTCTGGCTGAAACAAGGGGAGGCATGGGAACTTAGTATTTCTCACTAtaaatattcaggaaagataggtctGAAAAATTATGGAGGGTTGTGGAGTGGAAATAATTGATCAAATATAGaacaaaaaaacaaagaacaaagataattacagcacaggaacaggcccttcggccctccaagcctgcgccgatccagatcctctctctaaacatgtcgcctattttctaaggttctgtatctcttttcttcctgcccattcatgtatctgtctagatacatcttaaatgactccatcgtgcccgcgtctaccacctccgctggcaaagcgttccaggtgcccaccaccctctgcgtaaagaactttccacgcatatcccccctaaacatttcccctttcactttgaactcgtgtcctctcgtaattgaaacccccactctgggaaaaagcctcttgctgtccaccctgtctatacctctcatgattttgtacacctcaatcaggtcccccctcaacctccgtctttctaatgaaaataatcctaatctactcaacctctcttcatagctagcgccctccataccaggcaacatcctggtgaacctcctctgcaccctctccaaagcatccacatccttttgataatgtggcgaccagaactgtacgcagtattccaaatgtggccgaaccaaagtcctatacaactgtaacatgacctgccaactcttgtactcaatgccccgtccgatgaaggaaagcatgccgtatgccttcttgaccactctatttacctgcgttgccaccttcagggaacagtggacctgaacacccaaatctctctggacatcaattttccccaggacttttccatttactgtatagttcactcttgaattggatcttccaaaatgcatcacctcgcatttgcaaaATATAATATAACATTGGTAGGGATGACGTTTTTAAGGGGTTaaaaacagaatctatttggtcataTATACGGAACAAAGCAAAAGGAAATGCATGGACGGTGTGGGTCGCCAAATATTTCTCCTTCCCTGCAGGGCatatgaatgtgggattcattctgtgcccATCAGTATGTTGTATTTAACCGGGGCATTTATTCCGTATCTGTCAGTCTATGGTCAATGATTATGCGATTTAATTCAAAATTTTCAATATTCAATCGGTGATTCCGCTATTTTTTTTCTTCTCTCCGTGACATTCAATTTCTAAGTGGGTGATTATAGGCTTTATTCTGTACCGATTAGCTTCTGCTCAGTGATTGAGAGTTTTACTATATATCTGTTAGTCTCTGCttttggagttttttttaattaattcgtgggatgtgggtgtcgctggctaggccagcatttattgcccatccctaattgcccttgagaaggtggtggtgagctgccttcttgaaccgctgcagtccgtgtgtggtaggtacacccacagtgctgttaggaagggagttccaggattttgacccagcgacagtgaaggaacggcgatatagttccaagtcaggatggtgtgtgacttggaggggaacttgcaggtggtggtgttcccatgtatttgctgcccttgtccttctagttggtagaggtcgcgggtttggaaggtgctgtctaaggagccttggtgcattgctgcagtgcatcttgtagatggtacacactgctgccactgtgcgtcggtggtggagggagtgaatgtttgtacatggggtgccaatcaagcgggctgctttgtcctggatgatgttgagcttcttgagtgttgttggagctgcacccatccaggcagctgcacccatcctgactagtgccttgtagatggtggacaggctttggggagtcaggaggtgagttactcgcctcaggattctgagcctctgatctgctcttgtagccacagtatttatatgactactccagttcagtttctggtcaatggtagtcgctaggatgttgatagtggggattcaacgatggtaatgccgttgaatgtcaaggggagatgggcagattctctcttgttggagattgttattgcctgccacttgtgtggcgcgaatgttacttgccacttatcaacccaagcctggatattgtccaggtcttgctgcatttctacatggactgcttcagtatctgaggagtcacgaatggtgctgaacattgtgcaatcatcagcgaacatccccacttctgaccttatgattgaaggaaggtcatcgatgaagcagct
This DNA window, taken from Heterodontus francisci isolate sHetFra1 chromosome 45, sHetFra1.hap1, whole genome shotgun sequence, encodes the following:
- the LOC137356441 gene encoding histone H2B 7-like, coding for MLEIFSRSGSICAYGFGDVYKKGAPRKVSVIPCGELIVTMVDDKKTAAPPKKGGKKALKKAPTKGNKKRRRPRKESYSIYVYKVMKQVHPDTGISSKAMSIMNSFVNDIFERIAGEASRLAHYNKRSTISSREIQTAVRLLLPGELAKHAVSEGTKAVTKYTSSK